In the Solibacillus sp. FSL K6-1523 genome, one interval contains:
- the gap gene encoding type I glyceraldehyde-3-phosphate dehydrogenase produces the protein MVLKLAINGFGRIGRLVFREAMKHEEFEVVAVNDLTDANQLAHLLKFDSVHGVYDANVEAENDAFIVNGKRVQVYSEPDPAKLPWGELGVDVVLECTGRWRSMEEVAKHIEAGAKKAILSAPAKGDMPTYVMGVNHTEYDSSQDVISNASCTTNCLAPFAKVLDEKFGIKRGMMTTIHSYTNDQRILDFPHSDPRRARAGAVSMIPTTTGAAVAVSKVLPQLKGKLDGFSMRVPTPNVSCVDLVAELNADVTIESVNAAFKEASEGELKGILAYNELPLVSIDYNGNPASSTIDGLSTMVMENRMVKVVSWYDNEIAYSTRLMDLALYIAKQGFNEK, from the coding sequence ATGGTATTAAAATTAGCGATTAATGGATTTGGCCGAATCGGACGTTTAGTATTCCGCGAGGCGATGAAACATGAAGAATTTGAAGTAGTTGCAGTAAATGATTTAACAGATGCAAATCAACTAGCACATTTATTAAAATTTGATTCAGTCCATGGCGTATATGATGCAAATGTAGAAGCGGAAAACGATGCATTCATCGTAAACGGTAAACGCGTTCAAGTATACTCGGAGCCAGATCCAGCAAAATTACCATGGGGTGAACTCGGTGTAGACGTTGTATTAGAATGTACAGGTAGATGGCGTTCTATGGAAGAAGTGGCGAAACATATCGAAGCTGGTGCGAAAAAGGCCATTTTATCAGCGCCTGCTAAAGGGGATATGCCAACCTATGTAATGGGCGTAAACCATACGGAATATGACTCATCACAGGATGTTATTTCTAATGCTTCTTGTACGACAAACTGTTTAGCACCATTTGCAAAAGTATTGGATGAAAAATTCGGGATCAAGCGTGGTATGATGACTACGATTCACTCATACACAAATGATCAACGCATTTTAGACTTCCCGCACTCAGATCCACGTCGTGCACGTGCTGGCGCGGTGTCAATGATTCCAACAACAACAGGTGCAGCTGTAGCCGTTTCGAAAGTATTGCCACAGTTAAAAGGAAAATTAGATGGTTTCTCAATGCGTGTGCCAACACCAAACGTATCATGCGTGGACTTAGTAGCAGAACTAAATGCAGATGTAACGATTGAATCGGTTAATGCGGCGTTTAAAGAAGCATCAGAGGGCGAGTTAAAAGGAATTTTAGCTTACAATGAATTGCCGTTAGTATCGATTGACTATAATGGCAATCCAGCATCATCTACAATTGATGGGCTTTCAACAATGGTCATGGAAAATCGTATGGTAAAAGTCGTATCTTGGTATGATAATGAAATCGCTTATTCAACACGTTTAATGGACTTAGCTTTATACATTGCCAAGCAAGGATTTAACGAAAAGTAA
- a CDS encoding sugar-binding transcriptional regulator has protein sequence MDKSSFLDAGRKLMPEIEQIFKKRFRVLQAIEMYGPIGRRALAEQLQWTEREVRNETDILSEQQLIIIRQKGMICSVQGYSILEQLKALFQEISGITVKEQQLAKLFKIERVIIIPGNVEEDATIKNVLGKEGAKIITQHADEKCNIAVTGGNSVAAIGDFLTSTSPLNSACFIAARGGMGDEMSFQANTVVAKFAQACSSTYRTLFLPEHLSEQAYQAMKSEPMIQEMMALYEEIDIVVHGIGAAQEMAIRRNSSSEEQQLLEEKGAVGEAFGYYFNKLGEIVHHIRTIGIQLEQVKKAQHIIAIAAGSNKATAIQAYFKNAASQTTFITDEQTANEIVAKIR, from the coding sequence TTGGACAAAAGCTCCTTTTTGGATGCAGGGCGTAAGTTAATGCCAGAAATCGAACAAATTTTTAAAAAAAGATTTCGCGTTTTACAAGCAATTGAAATGTACGGTCCGATTGGCAGAAGAGCTTTAGCGGAGCAGCTGCAATGGACAGAACGAGAAGTGCGCAATGAAACAGATATTTTAAGCGAGCAACAATTAATTATCATCAGGCAAAAAGGTATGATTTGCTCGGTACAAGGGTATAGCATACTAGAACAGCTCAAAGCATTGTTTCAAGAAATATCGGGTATAACAGTGAAAGAGCAGCAACTTGCAAAACTCTTTAAAATTGAACGAGTTATTATCATTCCCGGTAATGTGGAAGAAGATGCAACGATTAAAAATGTATTAGGGAAAGAAGGCGCGAAAATCATTACGCAACACGCCGATGAAAAATGCAATATTGCAGTTACGGGTGGAAATTCCGTTGCAGCAATTGGTGATTTCTTAACATCGACATCACCACTTAATTCGGCATGCTTTATTGCAGCACGGGGTGGGATGGGCGACGAAATGAGCTTTCAGGCAAATACAGTAGTCGCAAAGTTTGCGCAGGCATGTAGTTCAACGTATCGCACCTTATTTTTACCAGAACATTTAAGTGAGCAAGCGTATCAAGCAATGAAAAGCGAACCAATGATCCAAGAAATGATGGCTTTATATGAAGAAATCGATATCGTTGTTCACGGCATTGGCGCGGCGCAAGAGATGGCTATTAGACGCAATAGTTCTTCTGAAGAACAGCAACTATTAGAAGAAAAAGGTGCTGTTGGGGAAGCTTTTGGCTATTATTTCAACAAATTGGGCGAAATTGTTCACCATATTCGAACGATTGGCATTCAGCTTGAACAAGTAAAAAAGGCACAGCATATTATTGCGATTGCAGCAGGTAGTAACAAAGCAACTGCGATACAAGCGTACTTTAAAAATGCTGCCTCCCAGACAACATTTATTACAGATGAACAAACGGCAAATGAGATTGTTGCCAAAATTAGGTGA
- a CDS encoding glutaredoxin family protein, with the protein MIVQFYSRPNCELCVEGLQILKLVQEDIPFQIEQVNIEENDALHGKFMVMIPVVELKGEVIQFGRLDYPTLMMALSD; encoded by the coding sequence ATGATTGTACAATTTTATTCCAGACCGAATTGCGAATTATGTGTGGAAGGGTTGCAAATATTAAAATTAGTTCAAGAAGATATTCCGTTTCAAATCGAACAAGTTAATATTGAAGAGAATGACGCATTGCACGGAAAATTTATGGTGATGATTCCGGTTGTAGAGCTTAAAGGGGAAGTTATTCAATTTGGGCGATTGGATTACCCGACGTTAATGATGGCGCTAAGTGACTGA
- a CDS encoding TPM domain-containing protein, whose product MRFLVSFIICMLVMPFTTMAAIPQKPAYNSYVYDNANVISDDVEQNLIQAAKALEGSTGNVIVMMTIDTIGDLAPYEFGTEVIRKWGIGDKELNNGMLIFATTDQGPGKNDVWISVGDGLEGDYPDGLLGSMIDTYMMPYLEKEDYTNAFANIFSIFYEEMGGDAGGADLVKPINDDDGDWPIAVIIFIVIIYLSLSKFGGGGPGGRRRTARRVYRAGGFSTGSFGGGGRGRSSGGFGGFGGGSSSGGGAGRKF is encoded by the coding sequence ATGAGATTTTTAGTTTCATTTATAATATGTATGCTCGTTATGCCATTTACGACAATGGCAGCAATTCCGCAAAAACCTGCATACAATTCGTATGTTTATGATAATGCCAATGTCATTTCAGATGATGTGGAGCAAAATTTGATTCAAGCAGCAAAGGCTTTGGAAGGTTCAACAGGGAATGTAATTGTCATGATGACGATTGATACGATTGGCGATTTGGCTCCGTATGAATTTGGCACAGAAGTAATCCGTAAATGGGGGATTGGAGATAAGGAGCTAAACAATGGGATGCTCATTTTTGCGACGACGGATCAAGGACCTGGGAAAAATGACGTTTGGATTTCGGTAGGCGATGGTCTAGAAGGAGACTATCCAGATGGATTGCTAGGAAGTATGATTGATACGTATATGATGCCCTATTTAGAAAAGGAAGATTATACAAATGCATTTGCCAACATATTTAGCATTTTCTATGAGGAAATGGGTGGGGATGCTGGTGGCGCGGATTTGGTGAAACCCATTAATGACGATGATGGGGATTGGCCGATTGCAGTCATCATTTTTATCGTGATCATTTATTTAAGTCTTAGCAAATTTGGTGGCGGTGGTCCTGGTGGCCGTAGACGAACAGCAAGACGTGTTTACCGTGCTGGTGGATTCTCTACAGGAAGTTTCGGTGGCGGTGGTCGCGGTCGCTCATCCGGAGGTTTTGGAGGATTCGGTGGAGGCAGTTCATCCGGTGGCGGAGCGGGACGGAAGTTTTAA
- a CDS encoding LemA family protein, whose product MIKNNKGNALVAVLIIIAVIGIVAMFTIPKYNKLIEGEEQIDASWAQVENQLQRRFDLIPNLVNSVKGYAAHEEEIFTQIAKARTDYGNASSVEQTATANNELSAALARLLVVVENYPDLKADVQFTRLMDELAGTENRLAVARKDYNETVQQLNNNVRTFPGNLIAKMFGFEKKAYFEIKEGVEEAPTVDFGSND is encoded by the coding sequence ATGATAAAAAATAATAAAGGTAATGCATTAGTGGCAGTACTTATCATTATTGCAGTCATTGGAATAGTAGCAATGTTCACGATTCCAAAATACAATAAATTAATAGAAGGTGAAGAACAAATTGATGCATCTTGGGCACAAGTGGAAAATCAGTTGCAAAGACGGTTTGATTTAATTCCGAATTTAGTCAATTCAGTTAAAGGTTACGCTGCACATGAAGAAGAAATTTTTACACAAATTGCGAAGGCGCGCACAGATTACGGAAATGCGAGTTCTGTTGAACAAACAGCTACTGCAAATAATGAGCTATCAGCGGCATTGGCACGTTTACTTGTTGTTGTGGAAAACTATCCAGACTTAAAAGCGGATGTTCAATTTACACGTTTAATGGATGAACTGGCTGGAACGGAAAATCGATTGGCAGTTGCCAGGAAAGATTATAACGAGACGGTCCAGCAGTTAAATAATAATGTTCGAACATTTCCAGGTAATTTAATCGCAAAAATGTTTGGCTTTGAGAAAAAAGCTTATTTTGAAATTAAAGAAGGTGTTGAAGAAGCACCGACCGTTGATTTTGGAAGTAACGATTAA